A single genomic interval of Alcaligenes sp. SDU_A2 harbors:
- a CDS encoding 3-hydroxyacyl-CoA dehydrogenase NAD-binding domain-containing protein, which yields MIPVASLELQNFALSTDEQHIAWLKIDCAGSAVNRLSADVLQELARVLDYLNSQVPNGLVIYSGKPAGFIAGADIDEFAELDNAQKGQALVTRGWRLFNKLAKLPYPTLALIQGHCLGGGLELALACRYRLVVDVPDTRLALPEVILGIFPGWGGMMRLPRLIGPAAAIDLMLSGKAVDARKAVSLGLADARVPTRLAMQAAAQHVLSGKPARKARGIPALLNQTWLRPLVARQVSKQIDRRDPYHHYLAPRAILDVWAKHNGNALKAPELIERLTQSDTAQNLLRVFHLQERLKSIGKRTTAADIARLHVVGAGVMGGDIAALCALKGMTVTLQDQDRDRIAQAQGRAAVLFQRRLKDRRLIQAALDRLIPDPEGHGVPHADLVLEAIFENIDAKQALYAALEPRLKPGAILATNTSSLSLTELGRSLLQPDRLVGIHFFNPVARMPLVEVVESTRLAPDVRSAAYAFVHQIGKLPLPVKDSPGFLVNAVLAPYMLEAMRCVDEGLSPATVDKAMEQFGMPMGPLELADTVGLDIARDAGMQLSADTPLPTCLKQHLDHQELGRKSGQGFYTWKDGKARKPDAATVPPELAERLIRPLIAKTREQVHIGVVSDEDLADAGVIFGTGFAPFLGGPLHYKAAQKQHS from the coding sequence ATGATCCCCGTCGCCTCGCTCGAACTGCAGAATTTCGCCCTGTCCACCGACGAACAGCATATTGCCTGGTTAAAAATTGACTGCGCCGGCAGCGCGGTGAACCGCTTGTCGGCCGACGTGCTCCAGGAGCTGGCGCGCGTCTTGGATTATCTGAACAGCCAGGTGCCTAACGGACTGGTGATCTACTCCGGCAAGCCAGCCGGCTTTATTGCCGGTGCCGACATTGACGAATTTGCCGAACTGGATAACGCACAAAAAGGACAGGCCCTGGTCACACGCGGCTGGCGGCTGTTCAACAAACTAGCCAAGCTGCCCTATCCCACGCTGGCCTTGATCCAGGGGCATTGCCTGGGTGGCGGCCTGGAACTGGCGCTGGCCTGCCGCTACCGTCTGGTCGTGGATGTGCCCGACACACGCCTGGCGCTGCCCGAGGTCATACTGGGCATCTTCCCCGGCTGGGGCGGGATGATGCGTCTGCCCCGCCTGATCGGTCCCGCTGCCGCCATAGACCTGATGCTCAGCGGCAAAGCGGTGGACGCCCGCAAAGCCGTCAGCCTTGGCCTGGCCGATGCGCGCGTGCCGACACGGCTGGCCATGCAGGCCGCTGCCCAACACGTCCTCAGCGGCAAACCGGCACGCAAGGCACGCGGTATTCCCGCCCTGCTCAACCAGACCTGGCTACGCCCCCTGGTGGCCCGCCAAGTAAGCAAACAAATAGACCGGCGCGACCCCTATCACCATTACCTCGCGCCGCGCGCCATTCTGGACGTCTGGGCAAAGCACAATGGCAATGCCCTGAAGGCCCCCGAACTGATCGAACGCCTGACCCAATCCGATACGGCACAAAATCTGCTGCGTGTCTTTCATCTGCAAGAACGGCTGAAAAGCATAGGCAAACGCACCACAGCGGCGGACATTGCCAGACTGCACGTAGTGGGGGCGGGAGTCATGGGCGGAGATATTGCGGCCCTGTGCGCCCTGAAAGGCATGACCGTCACCCTGCAAGACCAGGACCGCGACCGCATCGCCCAGGCGCAAGGGCGCGCCGCCGTCCTGTTTCAACGCCGCCTGAAAGACCGCAGGCTGATACAAGCCGCGCTGGACCGGCTGATCCCAGACCCCGAAGGCCACGGCGTGCCGCACGCCGACCTCGTACTGGAGGCCATCTTCGAGAATATCGACGCCAAACAAGCCCTGTACGCCGCCCTGGAACCCCGGCTCAAACCAGGTGCGATCCTGGCCACCAATACATCCAGCCTGTCGCTGACCGAGCTGGGTCGCAGCCTGTTGCAGCCGGACCGGCTGGTGGGCATCCATTTTTTTAATCCGGTTGCGCGCATGCCATTGGTCGAAGTGGTGGAAAGCACGCGGTTGGCACCCGATGTGCGCAGCGCCGCCTACGCTTTTGTACACCAGATCGGAAAATTGCCGCTGCCGGTCAAAGACAGCCCCGGCTTCTTGGTCAACGCCGTTCTGGCTCCTTACATGCTGGAGGCGATGCGCTGCGTGGACGAAGGCCTGTCCCCCGCCACCGTCGACAAAGCCATGGAGCAATTCGGCATGCCAATGGGACCATTGGAACTGGCCGATACCGTCGGGCTGGACATCGCCCGCGATGCCGGCATGCAACTGAGCGCCGATACCCCCTTGCCCACCTGCCTGAAACAGCACCTGGACCACCAAGAACTGGGGCGCAAGAGCGGGCAAGGCTTTTACACCTGGAAAGACGGCAAGGCTCGCAAACCCGACGCCGCCACCGTGCCGCCCGAGCTGGCCGAGCGACTGATCCGTCCGCTTATCGCCAAAACCCGCGAACAAGTTCATATCGGCGTCGTCAGCGACGAGGACCTGGCCGACGCAGGCGTGATCTTCGGCACAGGTTTCGCTCCTTTTCTAGGAGGCCCCCTGCATTACAAAGCGGCGCAGAAACAACACTCCTAG